The bacterium genome includes a window with the following:
- the istA gene encoding IS21 family transposase, translated as MNKGKTKVVAASGAGMDRKTAGKYLRLAKLPSECRKEHTWRTRKDPFEREWEKIEQMLEINPGLEAKTIFESMQREQPGKFSHNQLRTLQRRIKKWRATQGPHKEVFFEQEHHPGRVCASDFTDMSDLGVTIAGERFDHLMYHFVLTYSNWETVSVCFSESFESLSEGLQNALWEVGGVPARHRTDRLSAAVNKDCNPEEFTVRYRTLLSHYGLSGERIQAGKANENGDVEQRHYRFKRAVEQSLLLRGSRDFADRQEYKNFIKHMLERLNAGRSKRFEEEAKALKPLPAARLDDYKKQDVRVSRNSTIHVQHNIYSLDSRLIGEWVRVHIYADKIQVWYAQKLIETIPRFKGAGKHRIEYRHIIDWLVRKPGAFENYRFRDDLFPSSYFRMAYDWLVQYNPNRASKEYLKILDLAAKEGESGTESVLRELFSQGQQITAEAVETIIKSARQTASPAQVLIDDVDLTVYDELLSAILKEEAERREGEQKKEEHKEEVLAHA; from the coding sequence ATCAATAAGGGGAAGACGAAGGTGGTAGCCGCATCGGGTGCTGGAATGGACAGGAAGACGGCAGGCAAATACTTACGGCTTGCGAAGTTACCCAGTGAGTGCAGGAAAGAGCACACGTGGCGGACGAGGAAAGATCCATTTGAGAGGGAGTGGGAGAAGATAGAGCAGATGCTGGAGATTAATCCTGGGCTTGAGGCCAAGACTATTTTTGAGAGTATGCAAAGAGAGCAGCCTGGGAAATTTTCCCATAATCAGTTGCGTACCCTGCAAAGGAGGATAAAGAAGTGGCGAGCCACACAGGGGCCACACAAGGAGGTATTTTTTGAGCAGGAGCATCACCCTGGGCGGGTGTGTGCCTCGGATTTTACGGATATGTCCGATTTGGGCGTCACCATAGCCGGAGAGAGATTTGATCACCTGATGTACCATTTTGTATTGACCTATTCGAATTGGGAGACTGTAAGCGTATGTTTTTCAGAAAGTTTCGAGAGCTTGAGTGAAGGGTTGCAAAATGCTTTATGGGAAGTTGGAGGGGTTCCGGCAAGGCATCGAACGGACCGGCTGTCGGCGGCAGTGAACAAGGATTGTAATCCGGAGGAGTTTACTGTGCGCTACCGGACATTGCTGAGCCACTATGGTTTATCGGGGGAGAGGATTCAGGCAGGTAAAGCCAATGAGAATGGAGATGTAGAGCAGCGCCACTATCGGTTTAAAAGAGCGGTGGAGCAGAGTTTATTGTTGCGAGGCAGTCGTGATTTTGCCGATCGGCAAGAGTATAAGAATTTTATCAAGCATATGCTTGAGCGGCTCAATGCCGGACGAAGCAAACGATTTGAGGAGGAGGCAAAGGCGCTAAAGCCGCTGCCAGCCGCAAGGCTTGATGATTATAAAAAGCAGGATGTGAGGGTTAGCCGCAACAGCACCATTCATGTACAGCACAATATCTATTCACTCGACAGTCGGCTCATTGGCGAGTGGGTAAGAGTGCATATTTATGCTGATAAGATCCAGGTGTGGTATGCCCAGAAACTGATCGAGACCATACCTCGATTCAAGGGAGCAGGCAAACACCGGATTGAGTACCGGCATATCATCGACTGGCTGGTAAGAAAACCGGGGGCCTTTGAAAATTACCGCTTCAGAGACGATCTTTTTCCAAGCAGCTATTTCAGAATGGCCTATGACTGGCTGGTACAGTATAACCCCAATCGAGCCAGCAAAGAGTATCTGAAAATTCTCGACCTGGCCGCCAAAGAAGGTGAAAGCGGGACGGAATCCGTCCTTAGGGAGCTGTTTTCTCAAGGTCAGCAGATCACAGCCGAGGCAGTTGAAACTATAATAAAATCAGCCCGGCAGACAGCGTCTCCAGCCCAGGTGCTAATCGATGATGTTGATCTGACGGTATACGATGAGCTGCTCAGTGCTATCCTCAAAGAGGAAGCGGAAAGGAGGGAGGGAGAGCAGAAGAAGGAAGAGCATAAGGAGGAGGTGTTAGCCCATGCCTGA